A genomic region of Arachis hypogaea cultivar Tifrunner chromosome 5, arahy.Tifrunner.gnm2.J5K5, whole genome shotgun sequence contains the following coding sequences:
- the LOC112800783 gene encoding uncharacterized protein isoform X1 — MAAATTSYLSPTQKYAAGALFGLALHQAHLHQTHPLGLHFYSDDDQPSTSDSAAVSEDPHLWVHHSSGLLHPVFKYLDIDSGAWSGLEETAGSSSASRHVGPFLRLLSADFDDDSQRSDQELALSEAVDAMACTLEKIQESSVSKREKIREYEHQCREKFSNSEAPSESEKEDMHFETPHMPETPYFDCKNPPQGSTINKIDESPIEEVTMLSYQRKITVLYELLTACLSDLGEGNKKYTRRRRGYDARQRVALRLLTTWLDIQWKKMEAIETIVASSAMALIKEQESNKEESQSKESKWAKWKRGGIIGAAAITGGALMAITGGLAAPAIAAGLGAMAPTLGTLIPIIGAGGFAAAASAAGTVAGSVAVAASFGAAGAGLTGTKMARRVGSVDGFEFKAIGETHNQGRLGVEILISGFVFEEEDFIRPWDGLNDNLERYALQWESKNLIAVSTAIQDWLTSRIAMELMKQGAMMTVMSALLTALAWPATLLAATDFIDSTWTIAIDRSDKAGKLLAEVLLGGLQGNRPVTLVGYSLGARVIYKCLECLAETEHSAELVERVVLLGAPIPIKDENWEAAREMVSGRFVNAYSRNDWMLGVAFRASLLSQGLAGIQPVDIPGIQNVDVTDLIYGHSSYLWATQKILDQLELDSYYPVYNSILCHF, encoded by the exons ATGGCGGCTGCGACAACGTCATATCTATCGCCGACGCAGAAGTACGCTGCAGGAGCCCTCTTCGGGCTTGCCCTTCACCAGGCCCACCTTCACCAGACCCACCCCCTTGGTTTGCATTTCTATTCCGACGACGATCAACCCTCCACCAGCGACTCCGCCGCAGTTTCCGAGGATCCCCACCTTTGGGTCCACCACTCCTCCGGTCTCCTCCACCCCGTTTTCAA GTATCTAGATATTGATTCTGGGGCTTGGTCTGGACTTGAAGAAACTGCTGGCTCTTCTTCTGCTTCGCGTCATGTGGGACCC TTCTTGAGATTATTATCAGCAGATTTTGATGATGATTCTCAAAGGTCAGATCAAGAACTTGCTTTGTCAGAAGCTGTTGATGCAATGGCATGTACCCTGGAAAAAATTCAAGAGTCTTCAGTGTCTAAAAGAGAGAAGATCCGTGAATACGAGCACCAATGTCGTGAAAAGTTTTCAAATTCAGAAGCTCCATCAGAGTCTGAGAAGGAAGATATGCATTTCGAAACTCCGCACATGCCTGAAACACCTTATTTTGATTGTAAAAACCCACCTCAGGGATCTACTATTAACAAAATTGATGAAAGTCCAATTGAAGAGGTAACAATGCTCAGCTATCAAAGGAAAATAACAGTTCTCTATGAACTGCTCACTGCTTGCTTGTCAGATTTAGGTGAAGGAAACAAGAAATATACTCGTAGAAGAAGGGGTTATGATGCTCGACAACGTGTGGCTCTTCGCTTGCTCACAACTTGGCTTGATATCCAGTGGAAAAAAATG GAAGCCATTGAGACTATAGTTGCCAGTTCTGCAATGGCTTTAATTAAAGAGCAAGAATCAaataaagaggaatctcaatcAAAAGAAAGCAAATGGGCTAAATGGAAGCGAGGTGGTATTATAGGTGCAGCTGCAATAACAGGGGGAGCTTTAATGGCTATTACCGGTG GATTAGCTGCCCCAGCAATTGCTGCAGGACTTGGTGCCATGGCTCCAACTTTGGGTACTTTGATCCCTATAATTGGAGCTGGTGGATTTGCTGCAGCTGCTAGTGCTGCTGGAACTGTTGCTGGTTCTGTTGCTGTTGCTGCATCATTTGGAG CTGCTGGAGCTGGACTTACTGGAACCAAAATGGCTAGGAGAGTTGGGAGTGTGGATGGGTTTGAATTTAAAGCTATAGGAGAAACCCATAACCAAGGT AGGCTAGGGGTTGAGATCCTGATCTCTGGATTTGTCTTTGAGGAGGAGGATTTTATAAGGCCATGGGATGGATTAAATGACAACCTGGAGAG GTATGCACTGCAGTGGGAGTCCAAGAATCTAATTGCCGTGAGCACTGCGATTCAGGATTGGCTTACTTCAA GAATTGCGATGGAGCTGATGAAGCAAGGTGCAATGATGACTGTTATGAGTGCACTTTTAACTGCATTGGCTTGGCCAGCTACCTTACTTGCAGCAACTGATTTCATAGACAGCACGTGGACAATCGCTATTGACAG aTCAGACAAGGCTGGAAAGTTGCTTGCTGAAGTGTTGTTGGGAGGATTGCAGGGAAATAG GCCTGTGACACTTGTAGGTTACTCACTTGGGGCCAGAGTTATTTACAAATGTCTAGAGTGCTTGGCTGAAACAGAACACAGTG CTGAACTAGTAGAAAGAGTTGTTCTTCTTGGAGCACCCATTCCAATCAAGGATGAGAACTGGGAAGCAGCTAGAGAG ATGGTATCAGGAAGATTTGTAAATGCTTATTCAAGGAATGACTGGATGCTTGGAGTTGCTTTCCGTGCCAG TCTGCTTTCTCAAGGATTAGCTGGAATCCAACCAGTTGATATTCCTGGTATCCAAAAT GTTGATGTGACAGATCTTATTTACggtcattcttcttatctttggGCCACACAAAAGATCTTAGACCAACTTGAATTAGATTCCTACTATCCTGTATATAATAGCATTCTTTGTCATTTCTGA
- the LOC112800783 gene encoding uncharacterized protein isoform X2, translating to MAAATTSYLSPTQKYAAGALFGLALHQAHLHQTHPLGLHFYSDDDQPSTSDSAAVSEDPHLWVHHSSGLLHPVFKYLDIDSGAWSGLEETAGSSSASRHVGPFLRLLSADFDDDSQRSDQELALSEAVDAMACTLEKIQESSVSKREKIREYEHQCREKFSNSEAPSESEKEDMHFETPHMPETPYFDCKNPPQGSTINKIDESPIEEVTMLSYQRKITVLYELLTACLSDLGEGNKKYTRRRRGYDARQRVALRLLTTWLDIQWKKMEAIETIVASSAMALIKEQESNKEESQSKESKWAKWKRGGIIGAAAITGGALMAITGGLAAPAIAAGLGAMAPTLGTLIPIIGAGGFAAAASAAGTVAGSVAVAASFGAAGAGLTGTKMARRVGSVDGFEFKAIGETHNQGRLGVEILISGFVFEEEDFIRPWDGLNDNLERYALQWESKNLIAVSTAIQDWLTSRIAMELMKQGAMMTVMSALLTALAWPATLLAATDFIDSTWTIAIDRSDKAGKLLAEVLLGGLQGNRPVTLVGYSLGARVIYKCLECLAETEHSAELVERVVLLGAPIPIKDENWEAAREMVSGRFVNAYSRNDWMLGVAFRASLLSQGLAGIQPVDIPGIQNFLFGFGRLM from the exons ATGGCGGCTGCGACAACGTCATATCTATCGCCGACGCAGAAGTACGCTGCAGGAGCCCTCTTCGGGCTTGCCCTTCACCAGGCCCACCTTCACCAGACCCACCCCCTTGGTTTGCATTTCTATTCCGACGACGATCAACCCTCCACCAGCGACTCCGCCGCAGTTTCCGAGGATCCCCACCTTTGGGTCCACCACTCCTCCGGTCTCCTCCACCCCGTTTTCAA GTATCTAGATATTGATTCTGGGGCTTGGTCTGGACTTGAAGAAACTGCTGGCTCTTCTTCTGCTTCGCGTCATGTGGGACCC TTCTTGAGATTATTATCAGCAGATTTTGATGATGATTCTCAAAGGTCAGATCAAGAACTTGCTTTGTCAGAAGCTGTTGATGCAATGGCATGTACCCTGGAAAAAATTCAAGAGTCTTCAGTGTCTAAAAGAGAGAAGATCCGTGAATACGAGCACCAATGTCGTGAAAAGTTTTCAAATTCAGAAGCTCCATCAGAGTCTGAGAAGGAAGATATGCATTTCGAAACTCCGCACATGCCTGAAACACCTTATTTTGATTGTAAAAACCCACCTCAGGGATCTACTATTAACAAAATTGATGAAAGTCCAATTGAAGAGGTAACAATGCTCAGCTATCAAAGGAAAATAACAGTTCTCTATGAACTGCTCACTGCTTGCTTGTCAGATTTAGGTGAAGGAAACAAGAAATATACTCGTAGAAGAAGGGGTTATGATGCTCGACAACGTGTGGCTCTTCGCTTGCTCACAACTTGGCTTGATATCCAGTGGAAAAAAATG GAAGCCATTGAGACTATAGTTGCCAGTTCTGCAATGGCTTTAATTAAAGAGCAAGAATCAaataaagaggaatctcaatcAAAAGAAAGCAAATGGGCTAAATGGAAGCGAGGTGGTATTATAGGTGCAGCTGCAATAACAGGGGGAGCTTTAATGGCTATTACCGGTG GATTAGCTGCCCCAGCAATTGCTGCAGGACTTGGTGCCATGGCTCCAACTTTGGGTACTTTGATCCCTATAATTGGAGCTGGTGGATTTGCTGCAGCTGCTAGTGCTGCTGGAACTGTTGCTGGTTCTGTTGCTGTTGCTGCATCATTTGGAG CTGCTGGAGCTGGACTTACTGGAACCAAAATGGCTAGGAGAGTTGGGAGTGTGGATGGGTTTGAATTTAAAGCTATAGGAGAAACCCATAACCAAGGT AGGCTAGGGGTTGAGATCCTGATCTCTGGATTTGTCTTTGAGGAGGAGGATTTTATAAGGCCATGGGATGGATTAAATGACAACCTGGAGAG GTATGCACTGCAGTGGGAGTCCAAGAATCTAATTGCCGTGAGCACTGCGATTCAGGATTGGCTTACTTCAA GAATTGCGATGGAGCTGATGAAGCAAGGTGCAATGATGACTGTTATGAGTGCACTTTTAACTGCATTGGCTTGGCCAGCTACCTTACTTGCAGCAACTGATTTCATAGACAGCACGTGGACAATCGCTATTGACAG aTCAGACAAGGCTGGAAAGTTGCTTGCTGAAGTGTTGTTGGGAGGATTGCAGGGAAATAG GCCTGTGACACTTGTAGGTTACTCACTTGGGGCCAGAGTTATTTACAAATGTCTAGAGTGCTTGGCTGAAACAGAACACAGTG CTGAACTAGTAGAAAGAGTTGTTCTTCTTGGAGCACCCATTCCAATCAAGGATGAGAACTGGGAAGCAGCTAGAGAG ATGGTATCAGGAAGATTTGTAAATGCTTATTCAAGGAATGACTGGATGCTTGGAGTTGCTTTCCGTGCCAG TCTGCTTTCTCAAGGATTAGCTGGAATCCAACCAGTTGATATTCCTGGTATCCAAAAT tttttatttggATTTGGCAGGTTGATGTGA